Proteins encoded by one window of Nasonia vitripennis strain AsymCx chromosome 5, Nvit_psr_1.1, whole genome shotgun sequence:
- the LOC100118674 gene encoding regulator of G-protein signaling 9 isoform X8, giving the protein MEASSAQQYKKEPRVHRPCAFDKMEGLVREMQDPENGVPVRSQKLFLTSIPSAFMGYDLIEWLMERLNIEESEAVHIANQLCQYGYFFPVNDSRTLTVKDDGSLYRFQTPYYWPWQHRTPDNVEYAIYLAKRTLRNKQRHGLEEYEIEALTSLKRNLQNKWDIIQLQAEEQVRLAKERKKGDKIVSDSQERAFWRVYRPPPGCTSSLEVVPVPTRARPGLPRAPPRKRTLNDLQREVELLRNSVTRTRIKVSVAIENLKTHFETYMEYDPMMTQPQPSNPWITDDQTFWQLNSALVEVPTEKRVKRWGLSMEELMSDPTGLQEFTNYLRKEYSHENIRFWLAVKDLRHSFQAKINDKVNEIFREFLAPGAPCEINIDGKTMEKVHQEMKSPTRFTFDSAAEHVYTLLLKKDCYPRFIRSDHYRNLLAAGVQPLQKKRFFGFGGQGKKKTSSTTPGSGSLAQQQQQTHGTSSGGVGGRRRGSDRSLSGSAHELALCGVRDTTTAPRVPHSHSQSNLTDIPYRGDLHFKIPSRPSPPTIQDAGAPEAAARPMDDVCPWDAAPAVVSSGRTPSAESAPGPSSSSSSSVVVAPAVHEQPAAAAAAAAAAAALAATVRSSRKNSSQLDSCSSSSDVSVAIAEVSERLRKTSSIAERSSHHHPHHHHHHQHHHSPQQQQQQQQQQQQPSSSSSSGGPGPIQRNYSVGSAQPTRVKLAETSRASVATCNFRSPQQSFDLSSVALAPAELASSMRPLHHQTSAAAELTPTRSVVTVPEETEHQHQQQTTRTTAKAPLISISAIVGDLPEDLELPAGPDDETTTETPDTSSDCALMSEPLTQAQSMPEVEEDTRRDVAEQPALSEDKPEPAASTSAAAASDQPPTASQAAKPRSSTAAAASSEQPAREPDTQQDDSKKPADGAEAAAATPATVSQEQRDNNVNEVCPWEDEENCRVDAPYVKTYATLGYL; this is encoded by the exons ATGGAGGCCTCTAGCGCTCAACAATACAAGAAGGAGCCACGCGTTCACAGGCCTTGCGCCTTCGACAAG ATGGAGGGGCTGGTGCGGGAGATGCAAGACCCTGAGAACGGGGTACCCGTGCGCAGCCAGAAGCTATTCCTTACCTCGATCCCTTCAGCGTTCATGG GTTACGACCTCATCGAGTGGCTGATGGAGCGGCTCAACATTGAAGAATCAG AGGCGGTCCATATTGCTAATCAACTTTGCCAATATGGCTACTTCTTCCCTGTGAACGACTCCAGGACTCTTACTGTGAAGGATGATGGCTCTCTCTATAGGTTTCAG ACACCTTATTATTGGCCATGGCAGCATCGAACACCTGATAATGTGGAATATGCAATATACTTGGCTAAACGCACTTTAAGAAACAAGCAACGCCATGGTCTGGAGGAGTACGAGATT gaGGCATTGACGAgtttaaaaagaaatttgcaaaataaatGGGACATCATCCAGTTACAAGCCGAGGAACAG GTACGGTTAGCGAAGGAGCGTAAAAAAGGTGACAAGATCGTAAGCGATTCGCAAGAGAGGGCATTCTGGAGAGTGTACAGACCGCCGCCAGGATGCACAAGTAGTCTTGAGGTGGTGCCGGTGCCCACCAGGGCACGGCCCGGTCTGCCGCGCGCTCCGCCTCGTAAGCGCACCCTTAACGATCTGCAGCGCGAG GTGGAGCTTTTACGGAATAGCGTAACGCGCACGCGGATAAAGGTTTCGGTCGCTATAGAAAACCTTAAGACACATTTTGAAACATACATGGAATACGATCCTATGATGACGCAACCTCAACCTTCCAATCCATGGATCACCGATGATCAAACATTTTGGCAGCTGAATAGCGCTCT GGTTGAAGTTCCTACAGAAAAACGCGTTAAAAGATGGGGTCTGTCGATGGAGGAGTTGATGAGTGATCCAACGGGTTTGCAAGAGTTTACCAACTACTTGCGAAAGGAGTACAGTCACGAGAACATACGATTTTGGTTAGCTGTAAAGGATTTAAGGCATAGTTTTCAGGCTAAAATAAACGATaaagttaatgaaatttttcG GGAATTTTTGGCACCCGGAGCTCCTTGCGAAATCAACATAGACGGTAAAACGATGGAAAAGGTACATCAAGAAATGAAAAGTCCGACAAGGTTTACTTTCGACTCCGCCGCTGAGCACGTGTACACGCTACTTCTAAAGAAAGACTGTTATCCAAGATTCATTCGTTCCGATCATTATCGAAATCTTTTAGCTGCTGGCGTGCAGCCCTTGCAAAAGAAAAG ATTCTTCGGATTCGGCGGCCAAGGAAAGAAGAAGACTTCTTCGACGACGCCGGGATCCGGTAGCCTggcgcagcagcaacagcaaacGCATGGAACGAGCAGCGGTGGCGTCGGCGGCAGGCGAAGGGGTAGCGACCGAAGTCTATCCGGCTCGGCGCACGAGTTAGCCCTGTGCGGTGTTCGAGACACCACCACAGCGCCTCGGGTGCCACATTCACATAGCCAGTCCAATCTCACTGATATTCCATACAG GGGAGATCTGCACTTTAAGATTCCTTCACGGCCTAGCCCGCCTACTATTCA GGATGCTGGCGCGCCGGAAGCAGCAGCTCGCCCTATGGACGATGTATGCCCGTGGGACGCGGCGCCCGCGGTCGTCTCGTCAGGGCGGACGCCGTCGGCTGAGTCTGCGCCAGgcccgagcagcagcagtagcagcagcgtcgtcgtcgcaccTGCAGTTCACgagcagccagcagcagcagcagcagcagcagcagcagcagcagcactagCAGCAACAGTCCGCTCGTCGCGAAAAAACTCGTCGCAGCTAGACTCGTGCTCCTCGTCGTCCGACGTGAGCGTCGCCATAGCCGAAGTCTCGGAGCGGCTTCGCAAGACGAGCAGCATCGCCGAGCGCTCGAGCCATCATCACCCGCACCATCACCACCATCACCAGCACCACCATtcaccgcagcagcagcagcagcagcagcagcagcaacagcagccaagcagcagcagtagtagtgGAGGGCCCGGACCGATACAGCGCAACTACTCGGTCGGCTCGGCCCAGCCGACGAGGGTCAAACTGGCGGAGACCTCGAGGGCCAGCGTGGCCACCTGCAACTTTCGCTCGCCCCAGCAATCCTTCGACCTGTCATCCGTAGCACTCGCGCCCGCCGAGCTCGCAAGCTCGATGCGACCGCTGCATCACCAGACGAGTGCCGCAGCCGAGCTCACGCCCACGCGCTCGGTTGTCACCGTGCCCGAGGAGACCGAGCATCAGCATCAACAGCAGACAACTAG AACGACGGCAAAGGCACCGTTGATCAGCATAAGCGCGATAGTGGGGGACTTGCCGGAGGACCTGGAACTACCGGCGGGTCCGGACGACGAGACAACAACGGAAACGCCGGACACGAGCAGTGATTGCGCTCTCATGAGCGAGCCCCTGACCCAGGCTCAGAGCATGCCCGAGGTCGAGGAGGACACGAGGCGAGACGTGGCTGAGCAGCCGGCCCTCTCAGAGGACAAGCCCGAGCCGGCAGCTTCGACgtcagcggcggcggccagCGATCAGCCTCCTACCGCGAGTCAAGCAGCTAAGCCTCGCAGCTCGACAGCCGCGGCAGCTTCTTCGGAGCAGCCTGCACGGGAACCGGACACCCAGCAGGACGATTCGAAGAAGCCAGCTGACGGGGCCGAGGCCGCTGCAGCCACGCCCGCCACCGTCTCTCAGGAGCAGCGAGACAATAATGTTAACGAAGTTTGTCCATGGGAAGACGA GGAAAATTGTAGAGTGGACGCGCCCTATGTAAAAACCTATGCGACGTTAGGTTACTTGTAA
- the LOC100118674 gene encoding regulator of G-protein signaling 9 isoform X1 yields MEASSAQQYKKEPRVHRPCAFDKMEGLVREMQDPENGVPVRSQKLFLTSIPSAFMGECQRYLRCGVSLSGQQGQDTTVGCLRVAGYDLIEWLMERLNIEESVEAVHIANQLCQYGYFFPVNDSRTLTVKDDGSLYRFQTPYYWPWQHRTPDNVEYAIYLAKRTLRNKQRHGLEEYEIEALTSLKRNLQNKWDIIQLQAEEQVRLAKERKKGDKIVSDSQERAFWRVYRPPPGCTSSLEVVPVPTRARPGLPRAPPRKRTLNDLQRESLSLLIQVELLRNSVTRTRIKVSVAIENLKTHFETYMEYDPMMTQPQPSNPWITDDQTFWQLNSALVEVPTEKRVKRWGLSMEELMSDPTGLQEFTNYLRKEYSHENIRFWLAVKDLRHSFQAKINDKVNEIFREFLAPGAPCEINIDGKTMEKVHQEMKSPTRFTFDSAAEHVYTLLLKKDCYPRFIRSDHYRNLLAAGVQPLQKKRFFGFGGQGKKKTSSTTPGSGSLAQQQQQTHGTSSGGVGGRRRGSDRSLSGSAHELALCGVRDTTTAPRVPHSHSQSNLTDIPYRGDLHFKIPSRPSPPTIQDAGAPEAAARPMDDVCPWDAAPAVVSSGRTPSAESAPGPSSSSSSSVVVAPAVHEQPAAAAAAAAAAAALAATVRSSRKNSSQLDSCSSSSDVSVAIAEVSERLRKTSSIAERSSHHHPHHHHHHQHHHSPQQQQQQQQQQQQPSSSSSSGGPGPIQRNYSVGSAQPTRVKLAETSRASVATCNFRSPQQSFDLSSVALAPAELASSMRPLHHQTSAAAELTPTRSVVTVPEETEHQHQQQTTRTTAKAPLISISAIVGDLPEDLELPAGPDDETTTETPDTSSDCALMSEPLTQAQSMPEVEEDTRRDVAEQPALSEDKPEPAASTSAAAASDQPPTASQAAKPRSSTAAAASSEQPAREPDTQQDDSKKPADGAEAAAATPATVSQEQRDNNVNEVCPWEDEENCRVDAPYVKTYATLGYL; encoded by the exons ATGGAGGCCTCTAGCGCTCAACAATACAAGAAGGAGCCACGCGTTCACAGGCCTTGCGCCTTCGACAAG ATGGAGGGGCTGGTGCGGGAGATGCAAGACCCTGAGAACGGGGTACCCGTGCGCAGCCAGAAGCTATTCCTTACCTCGATCCCTTCAGCGTTCATGGGTGAGTGCCAACGGTACCTGCGTTGTGGCGTAAGCCTAAGTGGCCAACAAGGTCAGGACACTACAGTAGGCTGCCTGCGTGTTGCAGGTTACGACCTCATCGAGTGGCTGATGGAGCGGCTCAACATTGAAGAATCAG TAGAGGCGGTCCATATTGCTAATCAACTTTGCCAATATGGCTACTTCTTCCCTGTGAACGACTCCAGGACTCTTACTGTGAAGGATGATGGCTCTCTCTATAGGTTTCAG ACACCTTATTATTGGCCATGGCAGCATCGAACACCTGATAATGTGGAATATGCAATATACTTGGCTAAACGCACTTTAAGAAACAAGCAACGCCATGGTCTGGAGGAGTACGAGATT gaGGCATTGACGAgtttaaaaagaaatttgcaaaataaatGGGACATCATCCAGTTACAAGCCGAGGAACAG GTACGGTTAGCGAAGGAGCGTAAAAAAGGTGACAAGATCGTAAGCGATTCGCAAGAGAGGGCATTCTGGAGAGTGTACAGACCGCCGCCAGGATGCACAAGTAGTCTTGAGGTGGTGCCGGTGCCCACCAGGGCACGGCCCGGTCTGCCGCGCGCTCCGCCTCGTAAGCGCACCCTTAACGATCTGCAGCGCGAG TCTCTGTCTCTGCTTATCCAGGTGGAGCTTTTACGGAATAGCGTAACGCGCACGCGGATAAAGGTTTCGGTCGCTATAGAAAACCTTAAGACACATTTTGAAACATACATGGAATACGATCCTATGATGACGCAACCTCAACCTTCCAATCCATGGATCACCGATGATCAAACATTTTGGCAGCTGAATAGCGCTCT GGTTGAAGTTCCTACAGAAAAACGCGTTAAAAGATGGGGTCTGTCGATGGAGGAGTTGATGAGTGATCCAACGGGTTTGCAAGAGTTTACCAACTACTTGCGAAAGGAGTACAGTCACGAGAACATACGATTTTGGTTAGCTGTAAAGGATTTAAGGCATAGTTTTCAGGCTAAAATAAACGATaaagttaatgaaatttttcG GGAATTTTTGGCACCCGGAGCTCCTTGCGAAATCAACATAGACGGTAAAACGATGGAAAAGGTACATCAAGAAATGAAAAGTCCGACAAGGTTTACTTTCGACTCCGCCGCTGAGCACGTGTACACGCTACTTCTAAAGAAAGACTGTTATCCAAGATTCATTCGTTCCGATCATTATCGAAATCTTTTAGCTGCTGGCGTGCAGCCCTTGCAAAAGAAAAG ATTCTTCGGATTCGGCGGCCAAGGAAAGAAGAAGACTTCTTCGACGACGCCGGGATCCGGTAGCCTggcgcagcagcaacagcaaacGCATGGAACGAGCAGCGGTGGCGTCGGCGGCAGGCGAAGGGGTAGCGACCGAAGTCTATCCGGCTCGGCGCACGAGTTAGCCCTGTGCGGTGTTCGAGACACCACCACAGCGCCTCGGGTGCCACATTCACATAGCCAGTCCAATCTCACTGATATTCCATACAG GGGAGATCTGCACTTTAAGATTCCTTCACGGCCTAGCCCGCCTACTATTCA GGATGCTGGCGCGCCGGAAGCAGCAGCTCGCCCTATGGACGATGTATGCCCGTGGGACGCGGCGCCCGCGGTCGTCTCGTCAGGGCGGACGCCGTCGGCTGAGTCTGCGCCAGgcccgagcagcagcagtagcagcagcgtcgtcgtcgcaccTGCAGTTCACgagcagccagcagcagcagcagcagcagcagcagcagcagcagcactagCAGCAACAGTCCGCTCGTCGCGAAAAAACTCGTCGCAGCTAGACTCGTGCTCCTCGTCGTCCGACGTGAGCGTCGCCATAGCCGAAGTCTCGGAGCGGCTTCGCAAGACGAGCAGCATCGCCGAGCGCTCGAGCCATCATCACCCGCACCATCACCACCATCACCAGCACCACCATtcaccgcagcagcagcagcagcagcagcagcagcaacagcagccaagcagcagcagtagtagtgGAGGGCCCGGACCGATACAGCGCAACTACTCGGTCGGCTCGGCCCAGCCGACGAGGGTCAAACTGGCGGAGACCTCGAGGGCCAGCGTGGCCACCTGCAACTTTCGCTCGCCCCAGCAATCCTTCGACCTGTCATCCGTAGCACTCGCGCCCGCCGAGCTCGCAAGCTCGATGCGACCGCTGCATCACCAGACGAGTGCCGCAGCCGAGCTCACGCCCACGCGCTCGGTTGTCACCGTGCCCGAGGAGACCGAGCATCAGCATCAACAGCAGACAACTAG AACGACGGCAAAGGCACCGTTGATCAGCATAAGCGCGATAGTGGGGGACTTGCCGGAGGACCTGGAACTACCGGCGGGTCCGGACGACGAGACAACAACGGAAACGCCGGACACGAGCAGTGATTGCGCTCTCATGAGCGAGCCCCTGACCCAGGCTCAGAGCATGCCCGAGGTCGAGGAGGACACGAGGCGAGACGTGGCTGAGCAGCCGGCCCTCTCAGAGGACAAGCCCGAGCCGGCAGCTTCGACgtcagcggcggcggccagCGATCAGCCTCCTACCGCGAGTCAAGCAGCTAAGCCTCGCAGCTCGACAGCCGCGGCAGCTTCTTCGGAGCAGCCTGCACGGGAACCGGACACCCAGCAGGACGATTCGAAGAAGCCAGCTGACGGGGCCGAGGCCGCTGCAGCCACGCCCGCCACCGTCTCTCAGGAGCAGCGAGACAATAATGTTAACGAAGTTTGTCCATGGGAAGACGA GGAAAATTGTAGAGTGGACGCGCCCTATGTAAAAACCTATGCGACGTTAGGTTACTTGTAA
- the LOC100118674 gene encoding regulator of G-protein signaling 9 isoform X10 has translation MEASSAQQYKKEPRVHRPCAFDKMEGLVREMQDPENGVPVRSQKLFLTSIPSAFMGYDLIEWLMERLNIEESVEAVHIANQLCQYGYFFPVNDSRTLTVKDDGSLYRFQTPYYWPWQHRTPDNVEYAIYLAKRTLRNKQRHGLEEYEIEALTSLKRNLQNKWDIIQLQAEEQVRLAKERKKGDKIVSDSQERAFWRVYRPPPGCTSSLEVVPVPTRARPGLPRAPPRKRTLNDLQREVELLRNSVTRTRIKVSVAIENLKTHFETYMEYDPMMTQPQPSNPWITDDQTFWQLNSALVEVPTEKRVKRWGLSMEELMSDPTGLQEFTNYLRKEYSHENIRFWLAVKDLRHSFQAKINDKVNEIFREFLAPGAPCEINIDGKTMEKVHQEMKSPTRFTFDSAAEHVYTLLLKKDCYPRFIRSDHYRNLLAAGVQPLQKKRFFGFGGQGKKKTSSTTPGSGSLAQQQQQTHGTSSGGVGGRRRGSDRSLSGSAHELALCGVRDTTTAPRVPHSHSQSNLTDIPYRDAGAPEAAARPMDDVCPWDAAPAVVSSGRTPSAESAPGPSSSSSSSVVVAPAVHEQPAAAAAAAAAAAALAATVRSSRKNSSQLDSCSSSSDVSVAIAEVSERLRKTSSIAERSSHHHPHHHHHHQHHHSPQQQQQQQQQQQQPSSSSSSGGPGPIQRNYSVGSAQPTRVKLAETSRASVATCNFRSPQQSFDLSSVALAPAELASSMRPLHHQTSAAAELTPTRSVVTVPEETEHQHQQQTTRTTAKAPLISISAIVGDLPEDLELPAGPDDETTTETPDTSSDCALMSEPLTQAQSMPEVEEDTRRDVAEQPALSEDKPEPAASTSAAAASDQPPTASQAAKPRSSTAAAASSEQPAREPDTQQDDSKKPADGAEAAAATPATVSQEQRDNNVNEVCPWEDEENCRVDAPYVKTYATLGYL, from the exons ATGGAGGCCTCTAGCGCTCAACAATACAAGAAGGAGCCACGCGTTCACAGGCCTTGCGCCTTCGACAAG ATGGAGGGGCTGGTGCGGGAGATGCAAGACCCTGAGAACGGGGTACCCGTGCGCAGCCAGAAGCTATTCCTTACCTCGATCCCTTCAGCGTTCATGG GTTACGACCTCATCGAGTGGCTGATGGAGCGGCTCAACATTGAAGAATCAG TAGAGGCGGTCCATATTGCTAATCAACTTTGCCAATATGGCTACTTCTTCCCTGTGAACGACTCCAGGACTCTTACTGTGAAGGATGATGGCTCTCTCTATAGGTTTCAG ACACCTTATTATTGGCCATGGCAGCATCGAACACCTGATAATGTGGAATATGCAATATACTTGGCTAAACGCACTTTAAGAAACAAGCAACGCCATGGTCTGGAGGAGTACGAGATT gaGGCATTGACGAgtttaaaaagaaatttgcaaaataaatGGGACATCATCCAGTTACAAGCCGAGGAACAG GTACGGTTAGCGAAGGAGCGTAAAAAAGGTGACAAGATCGTAAGCGATTCGCAAGAGAGGGCATTCTGGAGAGTGTACAGACCGCCGCCAGGATGCACAAGTAGTCTTGAGGTGGTGCCGGTGCCCACCAGGGCACGGCCCGGTCTGCCGCGCGCTCCGCCTCGTAAGCGCACCCTTAACGATCTGCAGCGCGAG GTGGAGCTTTTACGGAATAGCGTAACGCGCACGCGGATAAAGGTTTCGGTCGCTATAGAAAACCTTAAGACACATTTTGAAACATACATGGAATACGATCCTATGATGACGCAACCTCAACCTTCCAATCCATGGATCACCGATGATCAAACATTTTGGCAGCTGAATAGCGCTCT GGTTGAAGTTCCTACAGAAAAACGCGTTAAAAGATGGGGTCTGTCGATGGAGGAGTTGATGAGTGATCCAACGGGTTTGCAAGAGTTTACCAACTACTTGCGAAAGGAGTACAGTCACGAGAACATACGATTTTGGTTAGCTGTAAAGGATTTAAGGCATAGTTTTCAGGCTAAAATAAACGATaaagttaatgaaatttttcG GGAATTTTTGGCACCCGGAGCTCCTTGCGAAATCAACATAGACGGTAAAACGATGGAAAAGGTACATCAAGAAATGAAAAGTCCGACAAGGTTTACTTTCGACTCCGCCGCTGAGCACGTGTACACGCTACTTCTAAAGAAAGACTGTTATCCAAGATTCATTCGTTCCGATCATTATCGAAATCTTTTAGCTGCTGGCGTGCAGCCCTTGCAAAAGAAAAG ATTCTTCGGATTCGGCGGCCAAGGAAAGAAGAAGACTTCTTCGACGACGCCGGGATCCGGTAGCCTggcgcagcagcaacagcaaacGCATGGAACGAGCAGCGGTGGCGTCGGCGGCAGGCGAAGGGGTAGCGACCGAAGTCTATCCGGCTCGGCGCACGAGTTAGCCCTGTGCGGTGTTCGAGACACCACCACAGCGCCTCGGGTGCCACATTCACATAGCCAGTCCAATCTCACTGATATTCCATACAG GGATGCTGGCGCGCCGGAAGCAGCAGCTCGCCCTATGGACGATGTATGCCCGTGGGACGCGGCGCCCGCGGTCGTCTCGTCAGGGCGGACGCCGTCGGCTGAGTCTGCGCCAGgcccgagcagcagcagtagcagcagcgtcgtcgtcgcaccTGCAGTTCACgagcagccagcagcagcagcagcagcagcagcagcagcagcagcactagCAGCAACAGTCCGCTCGTCGCGAAAAAACTCGTCGCAGCTAGACTCGTGCTCCTCGTCGTCCGACGTGAGCGTCGCCATAGCCGAAGTCTCGGAGCGGCTTCGCAAGACGAGCAGCATCGCCGAGCGCTCGAGCCATCATCACCCGCACCATCACCACCATCACCAGCACCACCATtcaccgcagcagcagcagcagcagcagcagcagcaacagcagccaagcagcagcagtagtagtgGAGGGCCCGGACCGATACAGCGCAACTACTCGGTCGGCTCGGCCCAGCCGACGAGGGTCAAACTGGCGGAGACCTCGAGGGCCAGCGTGGCCACCTGCAACTTTCGCTCGCCCCAGCAATCCTTCGACCTGTCATCCGTAGCACTCGCGCCCGCCGAGCTCGCAAGCTCGATGCGACCGCTGCATCACCAGACGAGTGCCGCAGCCGAGCTCACGCCCACGCGCTCGGTTGTCACCGTGCCCGAGGAGACCGAGCATCAGCATCAACAGCAGACAACTAG AACGACGGCAAAGGCACCGTTGATCAGCATAAGCGCGATAGTGGGGGACTTGCCGGAGGACCTGGAACTACCGGCGGGTCCGGACGACGAGACAACAACGGAAACGCCGGACACGAGCAGTGATTGCGCTCTCATGAGCGAGCCCCTGACCCAGGCTCAGAGCATGCCCGAGGTCGAGGAGGACACGAGGCGAGACGTGGCTGAGCAGCCGGCCCTCTCAGAGGACAAGCCCGAGCCGGCAGCTTCGACgtcagcggcggcggccagCGATCAGCCTCCTACCGCGAGTCAAGCAGCTAAGCCTCGCAGCTCGACAGCCGCGGCAGCTTCTTCGGAGCAGCCTGCACGGGAACCGGACACCCAGCAGGACGATTCGAAGAAGCCAGCTGACGGGGCCGAGGCCGCTGCAGCCACGCCCGCCACCGTCTCTCAGGAGCAGCGAGACAATAATGTTAACGAAGTTTGTCCATGGGAAGACGA GGAAAATTGTAGAGTGGACGCGCCCTATGTAAAAACCTATGCGACGTTAGGTTACTTGTAA